One segment of Acidovorax sp. DW039 DNA contains the following:
- a CDS encoding thiamine pyrophosphate-binding protein codes for MNTTSLTPRTGGQILVQQLITHGVKQLFCVPGESYLAVLDALHDANIAVTVCRQEGGAAMMAEAQGKLTGQPGICFVTRGPGATNASAGVHIAHQDSTPMILFVGQVARNAMGREAFQELDYSAVFGTMAKWVVQIDDPARVPELISRAFHVATSGRPGPVVVALPEDMLTEAATVADALPYQVTETHPGAAQMAELAQRLQAAKNPVAILGGSRWSEQAVREFTAFAEAWSIPVYCSFRRQMLFPATHACYGGDLGLGVNPKLLARIKASDLVLVVGGRLSEVPSQGYELFNIPTPAQPLVHVHADADELGKLYRPTQAIHATPQAFAAALNTVRPTAAVPWKAHAEAAHAEYLAWSDTAPIRIPGNLQMGQVMQHLKEVLPADTIFCNGAGNFATWIHRFWPFTTYASQLAPTSGSMGYGLPAGVGGKRLWPQREVVIFAGDGDFLMHGQEFATAVQYGLNIIVVVLDNGMYGTIRMHQEREYPGRISATQLKNPDFKAYAQAFGGHGERVERTEDFAPALARARASGLPSVLHCLIDPEAITPTGTLQGIRSAALAKK; via the coding sequence ATGAACACGACTTCCCTCACCCCCCGCACCGGCGGCCAGATTCTGGTGCAGCAGCTCATCACCCATGGCGTGAAGCAGCTCTTTTGCGTGCCCGGCGAAAGCTATTTGGCTGTGCTTGATGCGCTGCACGATGCCAACATCGCCGTGACCGTGTGCCGTCAGGAGGGCGGTGCGGCCATGATGGCCGAAGCGCAGGGCAAGCTCACCGGCCAGCCCGGCATCTGCTTTGTGACGCGCGGCCCCGGTGCCACCAATGCGTCTGCGGGCGTGCACATTGCCCACCAGGACTCGACCCCCATGATCCTGTTCGTGGGCCAGGTGGCGCGCAACGCCATGGGGCGCGAGGCGTTTCAGGAGCTGGACTACAGCGCCGTGTTTGGCACCATGGCCAAGTGGGTGGTGCAGATTGACGACCCGGCCCGTGTGCCCGAACTGATCTCGCGTGCCTTCCACGTTGCCACCTCGGGCCGCCCCGGCCCCGTGGTGGTGGCGCTGCCCGAAGACATGCTGACCGAGGCCGCCACGGTGGCCGATGCGCTGCCCTACCAGGTGACGGAAACGCACCCCGGCGCTGCGCAGATGGCCGAGCTGGCCCAGCGCCTGCAAGCCGCAAAGAACCCTGTGGCCATCCTGGGCGGAAGCCGCTGGTCCGAGCAGGCGGTGCGCGAATTCACCGCGTTTGCCGAAGCGTGGTCCATTCCTGTGTACTGCTCGTTCCGCCGCCAGATGCTGTTCCCGGCCACGCACGCCTGCTACGGCGGCGACCTGGGCCTGGGCGTCAACCCCAAGCTGTTGGCGCGCATCAAAGCGTCGGATCTGGTGTTGGTGGTGGGCGGCCGCTTGTCGGAGGTGCCATCGCAGGGCTATGAGCTGTTCAATATCCCCACGCCTGCACAGCCTCTGGTGCATGTGCATGCCGATGCGGATGAACTGGGCAAGCTGTATCGCCCCACACAGGCCATCCACGCCACGCCCCAGGCGTTTGCTGCGGCGCTCAATACGGTGCGGCCCACAGCGGCTGTGCCCTGGAAGGCTCATGCCGAGGCTGCCCATGCCGAATATCTGGCTTGGAGCGACACCGCGCCCATCCGCATCCCCGGCAACCTGCAAATGGGCCAGGTGATGCAGCATCTCAAGGAAGTGCTGCCCGCCGACACCATCTTCTGCAACGGCGCTGGCAACTTTGCCACCTGGATTCACCGCTTCTGGCCCTTCACCACCTACGCGAGCCAGCTTGCGCCCACCAGTGGCTCCATGGGCTACGGCCTGCCCGCAGGCGTGGGCGGCAAGCGCCTGTGGCCGCAGCGCGAGGTGGTGATCTTCGCGGGCGATGGCGACTTTCTGATGCACGGCCAGGAGTTCGCGACGGCTGTGCAATACGGCCTGAACATCATCGTGGTGGTGCTGGACAACGGCATGTACGGCACCATCCGCATGCACCAAGAGCGCGAGTACCCCGGCCGCATCAGCGCCACGCAGCTCAAGAACCCAGACTTCAAGGCCTACGCCCAGGCCTTTGGCGGCCATGGCGAGCGGGTGGAGCGCACCGAAGACTTCGCCCCCGCACTGGCCCGTGCCCGCGCCAGCGGCCTGCCCAGCGTGCTGCACTGCCTGATCGACCCCGAGGCCATCACGCCTACGGGCACGCTGCAGGGCATTCGCAGCGCAGCGCTGGCTAAGAAGTGA
- a CDS encoding DNA polymerase IV has translation MDAFYASVELLRYPQLKGLPVVIGGGRRKVDDALLQHPDGSGPREPRFIPVSEFPLLKDYVGRGVITTATYAARQFGVGSAMGMMKAAKLCPQAIVLPVDFEEVRKYSRIFKNAITDIAPVMQDRGVDEVYIDFTDVPGGQREGGRVLARLIQKSIFEKTGLTCSIGVAPNRLLAKMASEFNKPNGISIVYEEDLRGKIWPLHVRKINGIGPKAGEKLASLGIETIGQLAAMDELALIRHFGKSTGAWMHRAAWGQDDSPVVTESEPVSMSRETTFDRDLHAVRDKAELGRIFTDLCQRVAQDLQRKGYVGKTIGIKLRYEDFKTATRDHTLPAPTADAGAIRHAAGLCLKRVPLDKKLRLLGVRVGNLQAAAETEMAKADPVAQSRKKRQADTLTASLF, from the coding sequence ATGGACGCGTTCTATGCCTCGGTGGAGTTGCTGCGCTACCCGCAGCTCAAGGGTCTGCCGGTGGTGATTGGGGGCGGGCGGCGCAAGGTGGACGATGCCTTGCTGCAGCACCCGGATGGTTCTGGGCCGAGAGAGCCGCGCTTTATTCCCGTATCGGAGTTCCCACTGCTCAAGGACTACGTGGGCAGAGGCGTGATCACCACGGCCACCTATGCGGCGCGGCAGTTTGGCGTGGGCTCGGCCATGGGCATGATGAAGGCGGCCAAGCTGTGCCCGCAGGCCATTGTGCTGCCGGTGGATTTTGAAGAGGTGCGCAAGTATTCACGCATCTTCAAAAACGCCATCACCGACATAGCTCCGGTGATGCAGGACCGGGGGGTGGACGAGGTGTATATTGATTTCACCGATGTGCCCGGCGGCCAGCGCGAAGGCGGGCGCGTGCTGGCGCGGCTGATTCAAAAAAGCATTTTTGAAAAGACGGGTTTGACCTGCTCGATCGGTGTGGCACCCAACCGGCTGCTCGCCAAGATGGCCAGCGAGTTCAACAAGCCCAATGGCATTTCCATCGTTTACGAAGAAGACCTGCGGGGCAAGATCTGGCCGCTGCATGTGCGCAAGATCAATGGCATTGGCCCCAAGGCCGGCGAGAAGCTGGCAAGCCTGGGCATTGAGACCATTGGGCAACTGGCAGCCATGGATGAGCTGGCACTCATCCGGCACTTTGGCAAATCTACGGGTGCGTGGATGCACCGTGCCGCCTGGGGGCAGGACGACAGCCCGGTGGTGACGGAGAGCGAGCCGGTGAGCATGAGCCGGGAGACAACGTTTGACCGTGACCTGCACGCAGTGCGGGACAAGGCCGAGCTGGGGCGAATTTTCACGGACCTGTGCCAGCGCGTTGCGCAGGACCTGCAGCGCAAAGGCTACGTAGGCAAAACCATCGGCATCAAGCTGCGGTACGAAGACTTCAAGACCGCCACACGGGACCACACACTGCCTGCTCCTACAGCGGATGCAGGGGCGATTCGCCATGCCGCGGGCCTGTGCCTGAAGCGGGTGCCGCTGGATAAGAAGCTGCGTCTGCTAGGGGTGCGTGTGGGCAATTTGCAGGCTGCGGCAGAAACCGAAATGGCCAAGGCAGATCCTGTTGCACAAAGCCGCAAGAAGCGTCAAGCTGACACGCTGACAGCATCCCTTTTTTGA
- a CDS encoding methyl-accepting chemotaxis protein codes for MRINMPVTQRNYDFPGDELLVSSTNTKGEITHCNQAFVRVSGYSYEELIGQPHNIIRHPDMPPEAYKDMWRTIGRGEPWTGLVKNRRKNGDHYWVRANVTPIMENGRPRGYMSVRTKPAPQEAAAAEALYAQMRAEAASGRATVVLHAGAVLRTGWRGWGQRLAGLTLTQRMALMLLWMVLLALAPDMLGMQGAGGVGVRVALLLMAAGAVLWRFQVAVVQGINKASHFAADLSGCNLTSTVQDDYPQPLQGLIHRLQQTQVNLRAVVGDVRTEVRHFTEAAAEIAQGSHDLSGRTESQASSLEQTASSMEELASTVRQTADTALRVSHESEQSSRIASEGGQAVQELAVAMRQMEQSSAKINEIVGMIEGIAFQTNLLALNAAVEAARAGEQGRGFAVVAGEVRALAQRSAGAAKEISSLIQVTVQQIASGAHRMDHAGQTIGGVVDAVQRVSALVQQISAATKEQSIGIAQVNEAVTQLDTVTQQNAALVEESTASAQNLKSSAQSLGLSVDVFKMP; via the coding sequence ATGCGCATCAACATGCCCGTTACGCAGCGCAACTACGATTTTCCGGGTGATGAGCTTCTGGTCTCCAGCACCAACACGAAGGGCGAGATCACCCACTGCAACCAGGCTTTTGTGCGAGTGAGCGGCTACAGCTATGAAGAGCTGATCGGCCAGCCGCACAACATCATTCGCCACCCGGATATGCCTCCCGAGGCCTACAAGGACATGTGGCGAACCATAGGCCGGGGTGAGCCGTGGACCGGACTGGTCAAGAACCGACGCAAGAACGGTGACCATTACTGGGTGCGTGCCAACGTCACTCCCATCATGGAAAACGGCAGGCCTCGGGGCTACATGTCGGTGCGCACCAAGCCTGCCCCGCAGGAGGCCGCTGCGGCAGAAGCACTCTATGCCCAGATGCGCGCAGAAGCCGCCTCAGGTCGCGCTACGGTGGTTTTGCACGCAGGGGCCGTGTTGCGCACGGGTTGGCGGGGTTGGGGCCAGCGACTGGCTGGACTGACGTTGACCCAGCGCATGGCCTTGATGCTGCTATGGATGGTGTTGTTGGCCTTGGCGCCTGACATGCTGGGCATGCAAGGCGCGGGTGGCGTGGGCGTGCGCGTCGCCTTGCTGTTGATGGCCGCTGGCGCAGTGCTGTGGCGGTTTCAGGTGGCGGTGGTGCAGGGCATCAACAAGGCCAGTCACTTTGCCGCCGATCTTTCTGGCTGCAATCTCACCTCTACCGTTCAGGACGACTATCCGCAGCCGCTGCAGGGATTGATTCATCGGTTGCAGCAGACTCAGGTCAATCTGCGTGCGGTGGTGGGGGACGTGCGTACGGAGGTGCGCCATTTCACCGAGGCAGCCGCTGAAATCGCGCAGGGGAGCCACGATCTGTCGGGCCGTACGGAGTCGCAGGCCAGCAGTTTGGAGCAGACAGCCTCTTCCATGGAAGAGCTGGCCAGCACAGTCCGGCAGACGGCCGACACGGCCCTGCGCGTGTCCCACGAAAGTGAGCAGAGCAGCAGGATTGCCAGCGAGGGCGGGCAGGCTGTGCAAGAGCTGGCCGTTGCCATGCGGCAAATGGAGCAGTCCTCCGCCAAGATCAATGAGATCGTCGGAATGATCGAGGGCATTGCCTTCCAGACCAACCTTCTGGCGCTCAATGCAGCGGTGGAGGCCGCCCGTGCAGGCGAGCAAGGCCGTGGCTTTGCCGTGGTGGCTGGCGAGGTGCGGGCCCTGGCGCAGCGCAGCGCAGGGGCAGCCAAGGAAATCAGCAGCCTGATTCAGGTCACGGTGCAGCAGATTGCCAGCGGCGCGCACCGGATGGACCATGCCGGGCAAACCATTGGAGGCGTGGTGGATGCAGTGCAGCGGGTCAGTGCCCTTGTGCAGCAAATCAGTGCGGCAACCAAGGAGCAGTCCATCGGTATTGCCCAGGTGAACGAGGCAGTCACCCAGCTCGACACGGTGACGCAGCAGAACGCCGCGCTGGTGGAGGAATCCACGGCATCCGCACAGAACCTCAAAAGCAGCGCACAGTCGCTGGGGCTGTCTGTGGACGTGTTCAAGATGCCTTGA
- a CDS encoding pyridoxal phosphate-dependent aminotransferase translates to MNAPIPATAFRAADRLAAIGVSEIVRLTQEANQLKRQGQPVIVLGLGEPDFDTPAHILEAAQQAMARGETHYTVLDGTAELKAAIQHKFKHDNGLDFALNEITAGAGAKQILYNALMASVNPGDEVILPAPYWTSYADMVLIAGGVPVVVPCTEANGFRITPEQLEAAITPRTRWVFINSPSNPSGAAYSAEQLRPVLEVVERHPQVWLLADDIYEHILYDGRAFATPAAVLPSLRDRTLTVNGVSKAYAMTGWRIGYGAGPKALIAAMAVVQSQATSCPSSISQAAAVAALTGPQDVVRERCQAFQDRRDLVVAALNASPGLRCRVPEGAFYTFASCEGVLGRTTPGGMLLRTDADFCAYLLREHHVAVVPGGVLGLAPYFRISYAASTADLQEACARIQRACQALF, encoded by the coding sequence ATGAACGCTCCCATCCCCGCCACGGCCTTCCGCGCAGCCGACCGCCTCGCTGCCATCGGCGTCTCCGAAATCGTGCGACTGACGCAAGAGGCCAACCAGCTCAAGCGCCAGGGCCAGCCCGTGATCGTGCTGGGCCTGGGCGAGCCCGACTTCGACACGCCCGCGCACATCCTGGAGGCCGCGCAGCAGGCCATGGCGCGGGGGGAGACGCACTACACGGTGCTGGATGGCACGGCCGAACTCAAGGCCGCCATCCAGCACAAGTTCAAGCACGACAACGGGCTGGACTTTGCGCTGAACGAAATCACTGCGGGCGCAGGCGCCAAGCAGATCCTCTACAACGCGCTGATGGCGTCGGTGAACCCGGGTGACGAGGTGATCCTCCCCGCGCCGTACTGGACTTCGTACGCCGACATGGTGCTGATTGCAGGCGGTGTGCCAGTGGTGGTGCCCTGCACCGAGGCCAACGGCTTTCGCATCACGCCCGAGCAGCTGGAGGCCGCCATCACACCGCGCACGCGCTGGGTGTTCATCAACTCGCCCTCCAACCCCAGCGGCGCGGCTTACAGCGCCGAGCAGTTGCGACCCGTGCTTGAGGTGGTGGAGCGTCACCCGCAGGTGTGGCTGCTGGCGGACGACATCTACGAGCACATCCTGTACGACGGCCGCGCGTTTGCCACGCCCGCTGCTGTGTTGCCGTCACTGCGCGATCGCACGCTGACGGTGAACGGTGTCTCCAAGGCCTATGCCATGACGGGCTGGCGCATCGGTTACGGCGCAGGGCCCAAGGCGCTGATTGCCGCCATGGCCGTGGTGCAGAGCCAGGCCACGTCCTGCCCTTCGTCCATCAGTCAGGCGGCTGCCGTTGCGGCGCTGACCGGGCCGCAAGACGTGGTGCGCGAGCGCTGCCAAGCGTTCCAGGATCGGCGCGATCTGGTGGTGGCCGCGCTCAACGCCTCGCCCGGCCTGCGCTGTCGCGTGCCCGAGGGCGCGTTCTACACCTTTGCCAGTTGCGAAGGCGTGCTGGGCCGCACCACGCCCGGCGGCATGCTGCTGCGCACCGATGCGGACTTCTGCGCGTATCTGCTTCGCGAACACCATGTCGCCGTGGTGCCCGGCGGGGTGCTGGGGCTGGCACCGTACTTCCGCATTTCGTACGCCGCCTCTACCGCCGATTTGCAGGAAGCCTGCGCACGCATCCAGCGCGCCTGCCAGGCTCTGTTCTAA
- a CDS encoding amino acid ABC transporter substrate-binding protein translates to MASAPALAQTVTQPTLEKIKSSGKAVLGVRETSPPMAYALGANEKYVGYHVELCERVLKEIAPDAKLEYMAVTAQNTLPLVQNGTLDIGCGPTTNNTARQQQVAFAVTTYVSEVRMAVRKDSDLKSISQLAGRTIAASTGTTAVQLLRKQERVLGGAPIKTVLGKDHHESFLLLESGRADAFVLDDNLLAGMIANSKDPSAYRIVGEPLGAEPIALLFRKDDPTFKAAVDGVLIKLMQSGEMEKIYTKWFVNPIPPKNMSLNLPLGTTLRQLFATPNDKPLETYQQ, encoded by the coding sequence ATGGCCTCGGCCCCCGCGCTGGCGCAGACGGTCACCCAGCCCACGCTGGAGAAGATCAAGTCCAGCGGCAAGGCCGTGCTGGGCGTGCGCGAAACCTCGCCGCCCATGGCCTATGCGCTGGGTGCGAACGAAAAATACGTGGGCTACCACGTGGAGCTGTGCGAGCGCGTGCTCAAGGAAATCGCGCCTGACGCCAAGCTCGAATACATGGCCGTGACCGCGCAGAACACGCTGCCCCTGGTGCAAAACGGCACGCTGGACATTGGCTGCGGCCCCACCACCAACAACACCGCACGCCAGCAGCAAGTGGCCTTTGCGGTGACCACCTATGTGAGCGAAGTAAGGATGGCGGTGCGCAAGGATTCGGACTTGAAGTCCATCAGCCAGCTTGCAGGCCGCACCATTGCCGCATCCACAGGCACCACCGCCGTACAGCTGCTGCGCAAGCAAGAGCGCGTGTTGGGCGGTGCACCCATCAAGACCGTGCTGGGCAAGGACCACCACGAGAGCTTCCTGCTGCTGGAGTCTGGCCGTGCCGATGCCTTTGTGCTCGACGACAACCTGCTGGCCGGGATGATTGCCAACTCCAAAGACCCCTCGGCCTACCGTATCGTAGGCGAGCCGCTGGGCGCTGAGCCGATTGCACTGCTGTTCCGCAAGGATGACCCCACGTTCAAAGCGGCGGTGGATGGCGTGCTCATCAAGCTGATGCAGTCCGGCGAGATGGAAAAGATCTACACCAAGTGGTTTGTGAACCCCATCCCGCCCAAGAACATGAGCCTGAACCTGCCGCTGGGCACCACGCTGCGTCAGCTGTTTGCCACCCCCAACGACAAGCCCCTGGAAACCTATCAGCAATGA
- a CDS encoding methyl-accepting chemotaxis protein, whose product MRHNLPVSHKEYLFPASQLLVSTTDARGYITHCNTAFAEVSGFSYDELMGQPHSIIRHPDMPPEAFKDMWSTIGRGRPWSGIVKNRRANGDHYWVEANVTPILDNGKPVGYMSVRFRPTREQVAAAEALYARIAAERASGHHTFKLHAGRVRSLGWRDWLGRLHRVSITQRLALGLGATLAAGAVPSLWGMTETAAVLAQWGLSGSVGLLVLWWFHRSVARVLAELDDFAGALAACNLKSTMIKPHPHVLGSLIRNVWQVQVNLRAVIGDVRAEVGVFSQATARISSSAQDLAARTEDQASSLQETAASMEQLASTVRQTADAARQIAAQSQQSSDIARQGSTAVGSANASMQAIEASSRRMEDIIGIIEGIAFQTNILALNAAVEAARAGEQGRGFAVVASEVRDLAQRSAQAAREIHQLISESTEQVSSGADYAAQAQATIASVERSVRQVTNLMTQITSATGEQSIGIAQVNDAVNRLDGVTQQNANMVDQTAAAVGVLSDRTKTLSRAVQVFHMQE is encoded by the coding sequence ATGCGTCACAACTTACCTGTCTCCCACAAAGAGTATCTTTTTCCCGCGTCGCAACTTCTGGTCTCTACCACCGACGCGCGTGGCTACATCACCCACTGCAACACGGCCTTCGCCGAGGTCAGCGGGTTCAGCTATGACGAGCTGATGGGGCAGCCCCACAGCATCATTCGCCACCCGGACATGCCCCCCGAGGCCTTCAAGGACATGTGGTCCACCATTGGCCGTGGACGTCCCTGGTCAGGCATCGTGAAGAACCGCCGGGCCAATGGAGACCACTACTGGGTGGAGGCCAACGTCACGCCTATCCTGGACAACGGAAAACCCGTGGGCTACATGTCGGTGCGCTTTCGGCCCACACGCGAGCAGGTGGCTGCAGCAGAGGCGCTTTATGCCCGCATCGCGGCAGAGCGGGCCAGCGGCCACCACACCTTCAAGCTGCATGCGGGGCGGGTGCGCTCCCTGGGGTGGCGAGACTGGTTGGGCCGTCTGCACCGCGTCTCGATCACCCAGCGTCTGGCCTTGGGCCTGGGGGCCACGCTCGCAGCAGGCGCGGTTCCTTCGCTGTGGGGCATGACCGAGACTGCGGCCGTGCTTGCGCAGTGGGGCTTGTCGGGCAGTGTGGGGCTTTTGGTGCTGTGGTGGTTTCACCGCAGCGTGGCCCGGGTGCTGGCAGAGCTGGACGACTTTGCCGGTGCGCTGGCGGCTTGCAACCTCAAGTCCACCATGATCAAGCCGCACCCGCATGTGCTGGGCTCTTTGATACGCAATGTGTGGCAGGTGCAGGTGAACCTGCGGGCCGTGATTGGCGATGTGCGGGCGGAGGTGGGCGTGTTCAGCCAGGCCACTGCGCGGATCTCGTCGAGTGCGCAGGACCTTGCCGCACGCACGGAAGACCAGGCCAGCAGCCTGCAGGAAACAGCGGCATCCATGGAGCAACTGGCCAGCACGGTGCGCCAGACGGCAGACGCGGCACGCCAGATTGCGGCGCAAAGCCAGCAAAGCAGCGACATCGCCCGGCAAGGCAGCACGGCGGTGGGCAGCGCCAATGCCTCCATGCAGGCCATTGAGGCATCGTCGCGCCGCATGGAGGACATCATTGGCATCATCGAAGGCATTGCCTTCCAGACCAATATCCTGGCCCTGAATGCCGCTGTAGAAGCTGCGCGAGCAGGCGAGCAGGGCAGGGGCTTTGCGGTGGTGGCGTCTGAGGTGCGCGATCTGGCGCAGCGCAGCGCCCAGGCCGCCCGCGAGATCCATCAGCTCATCAGCGAATCGACCGAGCAGGTGAGCAGTGGTGCTGACTACGCGGCGCAGGCGCAGGCCACGATTGCCAGTGTGGAGCGATCTGTGCGGCAGGTGACGAACCTGATGACGCAGATCACCAGCGCCACGGGCGAACAATCGATTGGCATTGCACAGGTGAACGACGCGGTGAACCGCCTTGATGGCGTGACGCAGCAGAACGCGAACATGGTGGACCAGACGGCTGCTGCGGTCGGTGTGCTGAGTGACCGCACCAAGACGCTATCGCGCGCCGTGCAGGTCTTTCACATGCAGGAGTAA
- the queF gene encoding NADPH-dependent 7-cyano-7-deazaguanine reductase QueF (Catalyzes the NADPH-dependent reduction of 7-cyano-7-deazaguanine (preQ0) to 7-aminomethyl-7-deazaguanine (preQ1) in queuosine biosynthesis) codes for MNNTPEQSQLGKASAYADQYDASLLFPIPRAGKRAEIGIADAPPFFGADLWTAFEVSWLNLRGKPQVALVHFTIPCESPNIVESKSFKLYLNSFNNTRFADAAEVQARLRADISEAVWRGAPHPATVGVKLIHPEQFDQEPVHELDGLNLDRLDVECTRYQPAPDLLKAQFDEAPVTEVLTSNLLKSNCLVTGQPDWGSVQIRYTGPQIDQEGLLQYIVSFRNHNEFHEQCVERIFMDVWTRCKPIKLMVYARYTRRGGLDINPLRTSHPQALPANVRTARQ; via the coding sequence ATGAACAACACTCCCGAACAGTCCCAATTGGGCAAGGCGTCTGCCTACGCAGACCAGTACGACGCTTCACTGCTGTTTCCCATCCCCAGAGCGGGCAAGCGGGCCGAGATCGGGATTGCCGATGCGCCGCCTTTCTTTGGAGCCGACCTGTGGACGGCCTTTGAAGTGTCGTGGCTCAACCTGCGCGGCAAGCCCCAGGTGGCGCTGGTGCACTTCACCATTCCCTGCGAGTCGCCGAACATCGTCGAAAGCAAGTCGTTCAAGCTGTACCTCAACAGCTTCAACAACACCCGCTTTGCAGATGCAGCCGAAGTGCAGGCCCGCCTGCGCGCCGACATCAGCGAGGCCGTGTGGCGCGGAGCCCCCCACCCCGCCACGGTGGGCGTCAAGCTCATTCACCCCGAGCAGTTTGACCAGGAGCCTGTGCACGAGCTGGACGGACTGAACCTGGACCGGCTGGACGTGGAATGCACCCGCTACCAGCCTGCGCCAGACCTGCTCAAAGCCCAGTTTGACGAGGCCCCCGTGACCGAAGTGCTCACCAGCAACCTGCTCAAGAGCAACTGCCTGGTGACCGGGCAACCCGACTGGGGCAGCGTACAGATCCGCTACACCGGCCCCCAGATCGACCAGGAAGGTTTGCTGCAGTACATCGTGAGCTTTCGCAACCACAACGAATTCCACGAGCAGTGCGTGGAACGCATCTTCATGGACGTGTGGACACGCTGCAAGCCCATCAAGCTGATGGTCTACGCCCGCTACACACGCCGTGGCGGGCTGGACATCAACCCGCTGCGCACCAGCCACCCCCAGGCGCTGCCAGCCAATGTGCGCACGGCCCGGCAGTGA
- a CDS encoding 2OG-Fe(II) oxygenase: MTTSTRKTSTQSITPELRRWIIEQAQAGFSAPVVLQSMRDAGWDEDVAADAMETTLQEHLNELAVQKGQPPAVPVPEPLLGDSPALVDAGDRQVQVLMQLAKPRVVVFGNFLSPEECDALIAAARPRMARSLTVATKTGGEEVNDDRTSDGMFFQRGESALVRTIEDRIAKLLQWPVENGEGVQVLHYRPGAEYKPHYDYFDPGEPGTPTIIQRGGQRVGTLVMYLNTPEKGGGTTFPDVFLEVAPQRGNAVFFSYERPHPSTQTLHGGAPVIAGEKWIATKWLREREFK; the protein is encoded by the coding sequence ATGACCACCTCCACCCGCAAGACATCGACACAGTCCATCACCCCGGAATTGCGCCGCTGGATCATTGAGCAAGCCCAGGCAGGCTTTTCGGCCCCCGTGGTTCTGCAGTCCATGCGCGATGCGGGCTGGGATGAAGATGTGGCAGCCGATGCCATGGAGACCACGCTGCAAGAGCACCTCAATGAACTCGCCGTGCAAAAGGGGCAACCTCCTGCGGTGCCCGTGCCCGAGCCGCTGCTGGGCGACTCGCCCGCGCTGGTGGATGCGGGGGACCGGCAGGTGCAGGTGCTGATGCAACTGGCCAAGCCTCGCGTGGTGGTGTTTGGCAATTTCCTCTCGCCCGAGGAATGCGACGCCCTGATTGCAGCAGCGCGGCCACGCATGGCGCGCTCCCTCACCGTCGCCACCAAAACCGGGGGCGAGGAAGTCAACGACGACCGCACCAGCGACGGCATGTTTTTTCAGCGGGGCGAATCCGCACTGGTGCGCACCATTGAAGACCGTATCGCCAAGCTGCTGCAATGGCCGGTAGAAAACGGCGAAGGGGTGCAGGTGCTGCACTACCGCCCGGGCGCCGAATACAAGCCCCATTACGATTACTTTGACCCCGGCGAACCCGGCACGCCCACCATCATCCAGCGCGGCGGGCAGCGGGTGGGCACGCTGGTGATGTACCTGAACACGCCGGAAAAAGGCGGCGGCACCACCTTCCCGGACGTGTTTCTGGAAGTGGCACCGCAGCGCGGCAACGCCGTGTTTTTCAGCTATGAGCGCCCGCACCCGTCCACGCAAACCCTGCACGGCGGGGCCCCCGTGATTGCGGGCGAGAAATGGATCGCCACCAAGTGGCTGCGCGAGCGCGAGTTCAAATAG